The genome window CCTCTCGACGACCGCATCACCGATCTGCGCGCCTTCGCCCGCCTCGGCGAGGAGGGCGTGGACCTGTTCCTCACCGACTCCACCAACGCCGAAGTACCCGGCTTCACCACCTCCGAGCGAGAGCTGAACCCGGCGATCGAGCAGGTGATGCGCACCGCGCCGCGCCGGGTCATCGTCTCCAGCTTCGCCAGCCACGTGCACCGCATCCAGCAGGTCCTGGACGCCGCCCACCAGCACGGCCGCAAGGTCGCCTTCGTCGGCCGGTCGATGGTCCGCAACATGGGCATCGCCCGTGACCTGGGCTATTTGAAGGTCCCCTCCGGTCTGGTCGTGAGCACGAAGGAGCTGGAGAAGCTCCCGGATCACAAGATCACGCTGGTGTGCACCGGCTCCCAGGGCGAACCGATGGCCGCGCTGTCACGGATGGCCAACCGCGACCACATGATCCGCATCGGCAAGGGCGACACCGTCCTGCTCGCCAGCTCCCTCATCCCCGGCAACGAGAACGCCATCTACCGGGTGATCAACGGACTCACCCGGTGGGGCGCCCACGTCGTCCACAAGGGCAACGCCAAGGTGCACGTCTCCGGGCATGCCAGCGCCGGCGAACTCGTCTACTGCTACAACATCGTCAAGCCCCGCAACGTCATGCCCGTGCACGGCGAGTGGCGCCACCTGCGGGCCAATGCCGACCTCGCCATCCGTACCGGTGTCGATCCCGAACGGGTCGTCATCGCCGAAGACGGCGTCGTCGTCGACCTGATCGACGGACGCGCATCCATCACCGGCAAGGTCGCCGCCGGCAACGTCTACGTGGACGGCATGGAAGTCGGCGGCGCCACCGAAGCGTCCCTCAAGGACCGCCTCACCCTCGCCGCCGAAGGCGTGGTCACGGTGGTGGCGATCGTCGAGGCGGACACCGGCGCCCTCGCCGAGGCCCCCGACTTCCTGGCCCGGGGCTTCGTCCACGACGACGCCACCTTCGAGCCGGTCATCCCCGTCATCGAGAAGACCCTGGCCACCGCAGCCGAGGAAGGCGTCGGGGACGCGCGCCAACTCGAACAACTCCTCGCCCGCGCCGTGGCGAACTGGGCGTTCCGCACCCACCGCCGCAAGCCCCTCATCATCCCCGTCATCATCGACGCCTGAGCCACAGGCCGGCAGCACCGTCCCCGTTCCGGCCGCGGCCCCGCCCGCGACGGACTCCCCGGGCGGTGCCGCCTCAGCGGCGGCCAGAAGCTGCCCCAGTTCCAGATCCCCGCCACCCAGGCAACCTCCTATCGGTTGCCGCTCCTTCTTCCGCGGGTTCGCCCCTCGTCACCCACTAATGCATCACGCCCGCTCGCAGTTCTCTCTTCCGTGGAGTCCAGTTGACGCGTTCAGCCCGCCTGAGCTGCGGAACGACGGTGCGGTCCCTCAGCGGGCTCATCTGCCGGCAGTGCATCGGTCGCCTCGGGTTCGGGCGTTCTGATCAGGCTGATGTCTTCGGCTGAGGCTTGCCGCCCTCGGCGCGCAGTTGCTCGTTGATGCGCTGCGCCTCTTCGAGCTGGTCTTCGAGGATGACGATGCGGCAGGCGGCCTCTATGGCGGTGCCCTGGTCGACGAGTTCGCGGGCGCGGGCGGCGATGCGCAGCTGGTACCGGGAGTAGCGGCGATGGCCGCCGTCGGAGCGCAGCGGGGTGATCAGGCGGTGTTCACCGAGGGCACGTAGGAAGGCGGGGGTGGTGCCGAGCATCTCGGCGGCCCGGCCCATGGTGTAGGCGGGGTAGTCGTCATCGTCGAGAGGGTCGACGGGACGGGAACCGGCAGGCGGCATAGACCTCTTCTTTCGGGGACGCGTCGGGGGGCCCGGGTGCCAGTACGGCACCCGGGCCCCGAGCTTTCAACACCATCTACCGGCGCACTGCGCCGGCCTCCTTTTTCCGCAGCCGCCTGGGAGGGCGGGGTTGCGGGGATCGCGAATGCGTGACCGGGGACCACCTTCCAATCCGGGGCCTTGCGGTACCCGGGCGGGCTGCTTCCTCGCCCGGGCGATCCTGATGGCGTTCTGCTCCTTGTCTACCTGCACAGCAGTTCGTGCCTGCTGTGCCCACTTCGACTTCTGGGTACGAAGACGACGTTAGCCCTATCACGGCGGAATATCTACTGCAGCCACCACAATTTTTCTCCACGGAGTGTGCGTATGCTTCTATCGCAGGTACACCAGGAACAGTGCTCACTCGAATGGCGCCCCGCTTCCCGTGCAGCAGTCCTCGATGAGACCGGCCCCCGGTGCTCGCCCACGCTGAACGGCGTCCCAAGCCGCGTACGCCCACCGCCACCACCTCGCGCCGAGGCCCAGATCAGGACCGCTCTCCGGCTGGAACTCCTGCGAGAACTCGCCGTGCACGAGCCATGTTCAGAGTGCCCTTCGGCTGGCGCCGGGGACAGGCTTGAGACATCGAGAAGGATCGGACCGTGCTGCGTTTGCCGACCGCTTCCCGATCGACGGTGAGTCCCTGTGCGATGGCCTCACTCTCCAGACCCTGCCGACCCACCCGTTGCGGGTCTGCTCGCCAGGCTGCCGGCAGCAGGGGATCAGTGTCCCGGGCCATGCCCCCTTACCTCCCCGCCGACCAAGCACAGTTGCACAAGGACGGGGCGGGCACGTACCTGATTGGTGACCAGCTCGCTGATCACCAGCTGGGTCAGACCCACGATCCGCTCAGAGGCCCCAGCCGGGTGGCCGCGGGTGAGGAAAGCGGCGGCTCGGTGACGGGCTTCGGCGAAGCAGGCTTCGAGGGCCCCAGGTCTGCGGCGAAATCGACCGGGGCAGTGCCCCTCAGCTTCTCGATGCCGCAGCTGCTCACGGCGCCGCCTCGTACCGGACGGTGCTGGACCTCGACGGCGTCACGATCATGGACTCCAGCGGCGTCAACACTCTCCTCACCACCCACCGAACCGCGCGAAGCGCCGGGGGCCGGCTACGACTGGCAGCACCCAGTACCTCCGTCGCACGCCTCTTCCAGATCGTCGGCCTCGGGTGAGGGAGAGGCCGCCGGCGCAGGCGATCCCCTCGCCAGGGCAGAGACGACGGCACACACGGAGCGCGCCATGCAGGCGAAGCCGGCGTCCTGCGAACCGGCACACCGCGTCATTCCGAGGGAATGCGAAACTCGAATTCGGGACGGTCCCACAGGACGGCGGGCGGGTTCGCGAGGGCGGTCCCGATCCGTACTGCACCGACGCGGTGGTAGAAGTTCTCGGCGGGAAGGTGCGACACGACCTTGACACGGTCGAGCCCGGCGGCCCGGGCCTCGGATTGCATGTGCGCGACGAGCAGTCGCCCAATACCCCGTCCTTGCGCTTCGTCGGCGACGAACAGCAGGTCGAGCTCCGGTGGAGCGAGGACGAGCGAGTAGAACCCGAGGACCCGGCCTCCATCCTCGTCGGAGCCGACGGCTACGTAGGCACGGTGGGCCTCGATGTAATCAGGACCGACCCGGTAGCCCGCGACTGCGGCTGCGTACTTACCCTCGTAGGCGCCTGAGCCACGCACGAGCCGCGTGAGCCGTTTGGCATCCCGCGCGACGGCCCTCCGTATCGTGATCGGCTGACTGATCGCGGATGTGCGTGAACTCATCGGGAGAGTATTTCGCACTGGGGGGTGCCTTCGCGCGGAGGGGTCGGCTGCTCGGGCAGGCGTTCCTGCACCGCTCCCGGGAACCACTCCTCCAGGCCCCGCCCTGCTCCTGTCCGGTAGCGCCGGCAGCGCGCTCGGACAGGGAGCCGGAGCGCTCAGGTGCAGGTCGGCATGCCGGACACCGTCCTGCCTAATGCTGACCTTTTGCTGACCTGGAGGCCGCGATCAGGACGTAGCCATTTGGTTTCAGGCGATACCGTATCGAATGAAGTAATCTGGTTTCATGGCCGCTGACGTTTCTCACCGAACCACCGCCTCGCATGCGACCGACCGCCCCGGGGATACGTCGCCTTTCGCTCTCGGCCTGCTGTTGCGCCGGGCACACTGGCGCGCGGCCGCGGTGATGGGGGAGGCGCTTCGGCCGTTCGGCATCGAGTTGCGGCATTTCGCGGTGCTGATCGAGCTGGTCAATCACGGGCCCACGGTGCAGCGGGATCTGGCGGCGGCGACGGGGTCGGACAAGGCGGGAATCATGCGGGTCGTGGACGACCTGGAGCGGAAGGGTCTGGCCGTACGCAAGGCTGTTCCGGGGGACCGGCGGGTGCGGGCAGTGGAGATCACCCCTCAGGGGCTGGAGCTCTTCGATGCGGTCCATGTGGCGGCGGAGCCGCTGGCTGAGCGTCTGGTTGCCGAACTGGGGCCCGACGAACCCGAGAAGCTGACGGATCTGCTGACCCGGCTGGCCCATCCGGCGGACGACGAGGCGTAGCCGCGCGGGCACACCGACTGTCGGCCGCGTCGGCGTGGTTGGTCTCATGCGGCTTCTCGCGCGAGCCCGGCCTTGAGGGCTGGGGCTGTGGTCGTCGTCGCTGCGCGTCAGCCTGGCGACGGGCGGCCGGTCAGGGCTTCGTCGCCGACGGGGCCGAATCGTCCGGGTTGCCTTCCCTCAGATGCTGGGCGCCACGGGCAGTGCCGGAGAGGACGCAGGCGCCGAGGACGCCGTGTGACCTCCTGGGCAGGGTGTCACACGGCGTGCACGGTCTGGGGTTACGCGGCGAGACGCCCCGCGAGTTCCTTGGCCTTGGTGGTCGCGTCCTCGAAGGCGCGCTTGCGGGAGGCCTCGTACAGGGGGACCAGTTCGGACATGGCCGGGTTGCGGGGGGCCATGGTGAGTTCCGGGACGATGAAGTCGAGGTCCAGGCCGAGGGTGCCCTGGAGGACGGCCTCCAGGTAGTTCTGTACGAACTCGTAGCCCTCGCGCGGGGTGCCCGGAGCGTAGGAGCCGCCGCGGCTGGCGACGACGACAACCGGGGTGCCCTGGGCGGAGGGGGCCTCGCCCGCGGTGCGACCGAGCAGAAGCACGCTGTCCAGCCACGCCTTGAGGGTCGAGGGAATCGAGAAGTTGTACATGGGGGCGCCGATCAGGACGGCGTCCGCCTGCTCCAGCTCCTCGATGAGCTTCACGCGCGCGGCGAACGCGGCGGACTGCTCCGGAGTGCGCTTCGACGGGGCGGCATAAGCGGCGGACCAGGCGTCGGCGGTGATGTGCGGGACGGGGTCGGCGGCGAGGTCGCGGTAGATCACCGTGCCCTCCGGGTGCTGCTCCTCCCAGGTCTTTCGGAAGGCGGCCGTGACCGAACGGGACGAGGACGCCTCGCCGTGAAACACGGACGAGTCGATGTGCAACAGCGTGCTCATGGACTTTCTCCAAGGTCGTAGTGCCCGAGGCGAGGGCCAAGGGCTGGGGATTCGCGCATCGTAATAGTTTCACTCGATACGGTATTGAGTGATACCATCTTGAGTGTAACGAGGATAGACCCGTTGGGGAGATGGAGGCGGACGGTCATGGACGTCTATGAGGCGGTGACGAGTCGAAGGGCGGTGCGCGCGTTCACCGGCCGACCCGTGCCCAGGGGAACGCTGGAGCGGGTGCTGTCCGCCGCGGCATGGGCGCCGTCCGGATCGAACCTCCAGCCGTGGCACACCTACGTGCTGACCGGCGCACCGCTGGCCGAACTCAAGAAACGGGCCGGCGAGCGCCTGGCCTCGGGCGACCCCTGGGACACGCCGGAGTACGAGATGTATCCGCCCGAACTGAAGTCTCCGTACCGCGAGCGCCGATCCGCCTTCGGCGAG of Streptomyces cynarae contains these proteins:
- a CDS encoding ribonuclease J gives rise to the protein MSHPHPELKAAPPLPEGGLRVIALGGLGEIGRNMTVFEHGGKLLIVDCGVLFPEETQPGVDVILPDFTSIRDRLDDIVAVVLTHGHEDHIGGVPYLLRERSDIPVVGSKLTLAFLEAKLKEHGIRPRTVRVREGDRRGFGPFDCEFVAVNHSIPDSLAVAIRTRAGMVLHTGDFKMDQFPLDDRITDLRAFARLGEEGVDLFLTDSTNAEVPGFTTSERELNPAIEQVMRTAPRRVIVSSFASHVHRIQQVLDAAHQHGRKVAFVGRSMVRNMGIARDLGYLKVPSGLVVSTKELEKLPDHKITLVCTGSQGEPMAALSRMANRDHMIRIGKGDTVLLASSLIPGNENAIYRVINGLTRWGAHVVHKGNAKVHVSGHASAGELVYCYNIVKPRNVMPVHGEWRHLRANADLAIRTGVDPERVVIAEDGVVVDLIDGRASITGKVAAGNVYVDGMEVGGATEASLKDRLTLAAEGVVTVVAIVEADTGALAEAPDFLARGFVHDDATFEPVIPVIEKTLATAAEEGVGDARQLEQLLARAVANWAFRTHRRKPLIIPVIIDA
- a CDS encoding MerR family transcriptional regulator yields the protein MPPAGSRPVDPLDDDDYPAYTMGRAAEMLGTTPAFLRALGEHRLITPLRSDGGHRRYSRYQLRIAARARELVDQGTAIEAACRIVILEDQLEEAQRINEQLRAEGGKPQPKTSA
- a CDS encoding STAS domain-containing protein, with translation MDRGSAPQLLDAAAAHGAASYRTVLDLDGVTIMDSSGVNTLLTTHRTARSAGGRLRLAAPSTSVARLFQIVGLG
- a CDS encoding GNAT family N-acetyltransferase translates to MSSRTSAISQPITIRRAVARDAKRLTRLVRGSGAYEGKYAAAVAGYRVGPDYIEAHRAYVAVGSDEDGGRVLGFYSLVLAPPELDLLFVADEAQGRGIGRLLVAHMQSEARAAGLDRVKVVSHLPAENFYHRVGAVRIGTALANPPAVLWDRPEFEFRIPSE
- a CDS encoding MarR family winged helix-turn-helix transcriptional regulator, which translates into the protein MAADVSHRTTASHATDRPGDTSPFALGLLLRRAHWRAAAVMGEALRPFGIELRHFAVLIELVNHGPTVQRDLAAATGSDKAGIMRVVDDLERKGLAVRKAVPGDRRVRAVEITPQGLELFDAVHVAAEPLAERLVAELGPDEPEKLTDLLTRLAHPADDEA
- a CDS encoding FMN-dependent NADH-azoreductase, with amino-acid sequence MSTLLHIDSSVFHGEASSSRSVTAAFRKTWEEQHPEGTVIYRDLAADPVPHITADAWSAAYAAPSKRTPEQSAAFAARVKLIEELEQADAVLIGAPMYNFSIPSTLKAWLDSVLLLGRTAGEAPSAQGTPVVVVASRGGSYAPGTPREGYEFVQNYLEAVLQGTLGLDLDFIVPELTMAPRNPAMSELVPLYEASRKRAFEDATTKAKELAGRLAA